The Dickeya poaceiphila DNA window GTTTAAACGATGCTACCCGCCACTGCGTCACTCAGCAGGATTTGGCATTGATGAAACCAGACTCACTGTTCGTCAATATCAGCCGCGCCGACCTGGTAGAGCCGGGTGCACTATGGCGCGAATTGTCCGCTCATGCCAGCAAGCGCGCAGCGCTGGATGTCTTTGACAACGAACCCGCGACATTGGACAGCGAGCCATTGCTGAATCTGCCGAATGTCCTGGCTACACCGCATATCGGTTATGTCGAACGAGGTAGCTACGAGCTGTACTTTAAAACCGCCTTCGAAAATGTGGTGGCGTTTGCTGCCGGTCACCCAACCAATCTGGTGAACCACGCCGCACTGGCCGACACGCATTCTCATGATACCGCTGCAGGAACCAAGTAATGCAGACACCGACTATCACGCTGCGTAAGGCTCGCCGGGCCGATGCACCGGCCGCATTTGAACTGCGTAATCGCGCCATCTTGCACGGTTGCCGACACGATTACACGCCAGAACAGCTACAACTGTGGACCAGCGGTGAATTCAGCGAGAAATTCGAGAACACCGTCACCCACCATTTTCATCTGGCAGAAATAGCCGCCCGGATCGTCGGGACGGGGATGATCAATCTTCATACCGGAATGATAGATGCGGTGTTCGTTGAGCCGGACGTGATGGGGCAAGGCGTCGGTAAACGGATGATGCAGCATCTGGAAGTGCTGGCGAACGCAGCAGGTCTGGCAGAGATCCAGCTTGATGCCAGCCTGAACGCCGCGCCGTTTTATCGCGCTCTGGGGTTCTCAGGCGACGACGTCAGCCTCTACCATTCGCCGAACGGCTTTTCACTGCCTTGTATCCCGATGGTCAAAGTTATCGGCTGACAAGCTCCCGCCGCAACCTATCAGTAGTACGGCGGGATGCTAATGATTAGTTAGGGTGACTGACCAGCCCACCCGCACCGTTGCCTGCGCTGAGCAGCGGCATAGCAGAAGCAGACTGTACGTTTCTCAACACCCACACCCGGCCATAATGGTTGTAGAACCCGGCGGCGTGTCCGGCTTCCGGGCCAATCCCCTGATAGATATCGAAATGTTGCCCTTTAATCGCGCCGCCCACATCCAACGCGACCATCAGGCGCATCTCATATTTGCCGGTAAATTTGCCCTGACTATCCAGCAGGGGAACTTCCGCCAACAAGGTAGTGCCTGCCGGTATCAGCGAACGGTCAGAGGCAACAGAAGCACGCGCTACCAGCGGCACCGCGCTGGCCCCTTTCACAGGCATTGACGCCATCGGTTTAAAGAACACAAAAGAAGGATTCTGCACCAGCAGTTCCCGTACCTCCGCCTCGGTATGCCGATCAGCCCACTTCAGAATTGCCTGCATCGACATCTCTTCTTTTGGCACTTCGCCACGATCAATCAGTACCTTGCCGATACTGCGATAGGCATGGCCATTTTTGCCGGCATAGCCAAAAAAGGTTAACGGGCTGCCATCGCCGAAATCCACATAACCGCTGCCCTGCACTTCCATCATGAAGTTATCCATCAGCGAGTTGCTCCAGGCGATGGCCAGTTCATTGCTCAGTGCGCCGGAATAAATGGCGGCGCGATCCGGCAGGCGACCGTTTTTACGCACTCTGGGCATGGCATACAACGGGAAGCGGAATTCGCCCTGACGATAGCGACGCGCCTGCACCACCGGGGTGTAGTAACCGGTAAACTGCACATTGCCGAAGCTATCGACGCCCTCCATCTGCCAGGCGTTAAGACCGAATTGCGCCAGATGACGCGTGTCGCCACCCGCCTGAATCCAGTTCTGGATGGCCTGAAAAATATCGCGGTTACGGGAATAAAGGCCGGGAGAGGACGCCTGAATCTGGCTAACTTGCTGAGAAAAATCGACTGCGTTCACCGGTTTACCATTAGCGTTCGGTGCATTCACCCACTCCAGCGGCTGATCAAGACGGCCATCTTTGTATTGCTGGCCGCGATCACTGGGGCGAGTCTGACAGCCTGCCAATATAGCGATAACGACCCCGGTCAACACGTATTTCCCCCACCATCCTTTCATTTCCGTGCTCTCTTTTACATGATTGTGAAACCACGCAAAACGATAGCAAACAGACGGGGGGAATAAAACGTATCGCGCCCAAACGGGTCACAGCAGTCTAAAAAACCAACACAATGGCGATAAATGCACCACCTGTAGATAAAAACGTAAACTATTTAAAAAAAGAGGTTGCATCAACGCAAACGCGGAGTATAGTGCGCATCCACGGACGCGGGGTGGAGCAGTCTGGTAGCTCGTCGGGCTCATAACCCGAAGGTCGTCGGTTCAAATCCGGCCCCCGCAACCAATTGATGTACCAGCATCATATAAAGAAAGAAGACGGACGCGGGGTGGAGCAGCCTGGTAGCTCGTCGGGCTCATAACCCGAAGGTCGTCGGTTCAAATCCGGCCCCCGCAACCAATAATCAGACACCCGAACGGGTAATGCCGATCGTTTAAGGATCGGTTGACCGATCCGGTGGCTGATGTAAAAAGGGTTCATGTCTTCACATGGACCCTTTTTAATGGAACTTTCACAGGCCCTCGGCATTATCAATCTTACCGCTCCCGATGAAGTTCAGAGTCTTGCCGACCTCCTTTCCCCCGACCTTATTCAGCAGGCCTTTACCCTCACGGATACCGTGACGCTACGTAAGCGTAAGCTTCCCCTCGAATCCATGGTCTGGCTGGTTATAGGTATGGCTATTTTCAACAACAAGCCTGTGTCCCATATCGTCAATCTGATGGACATCGCTGACCGGACTGGCAGACCTTTTACCGCACCCAGCTCCGTCATTGCCCGCCGCAAAACGCTGGGTGAGGATGCCATTAGAGTGCTGTTCGAACTGACACAACAGCACTGGCATGAAGAATCCCGGCATCCGCTCTGGAACGGGCTGACGCTGAACGCCGTTGATGGCGTGGTCTGGCGAACGC harbors:
- a CDS encoding GNAT family N-acetyltransferase, translating into MQTPTITLRKARRADAPAAFELRNRAILHGCRHDYTPEQLQLWTSGEFSEKFENTVTHHFHLAEIAARIVGTGMINLHTGMIDAVFVEPDVMGQGVGKRMMQHLEVLANAAGLAEIQLDASLNAAPFYRALGFSGDDVSLYHSPNGFSLPCIPMVKVIG
- the mltA gene encoding murein transglycosylase A, giving the protein MKGWWGKYVLTGVVIAILAGCQTRPSDRGQQYKDGRLDQPLEWVNAPNANGKPVNAVDFSQQVSQIQASSPGLYSRNRDIFQAIQNWIQAGGDTRHLAQFGLNAWQMEGVDSFGNVQFTGYYTPVVQARRYRQGEFRFPLYAMPRVRKNGRLPDRAAIYSGALSNELAIAWSNSLMDNFMMEVQGSGYVDFGDGSPLTFFGYAGKNGHAYRSIGKVLIDRGEVPKEEMSMQAILKWADRHTEAEVRELLVQNPSFVFFKPMASMPVKGASAVPLVARASVASDRSLIPAGTTLLAEVPLLDSQGKFTGKYEMRLMVALDVGGAIKGQHFDIYQGIGPEAGHAAGFYNHYGRVWVLRNVQSASAMPLLSAGNGAGGLVSHPN